Proteins from one Aspergillus nidulans FGSC A4 chromosome VIII genomic window:
- a CDS encoding putative MFS peptide transporter (transcript_id=CADANIAT00001565): protein MGSSNPKNSSDMADSTFKHSVEMQTGKAATISTSSIRHGREYPTEQELNTLRRVSGKVRWTAYTIAFVELCERFSYHGTTAVFTNFIQQPLPPNSTTGAGFSGQSGALGHGQRASTGLNTFNTFWCYLMPILGAWIADEFLGRLRTIQISIAFAMFGHILLIISALPPVIAHAHGALTIFSIGLVIFGIGVGGFKSNIAPLIAEQHRGNRPYIKADPVTGERYIVDPAQTVSRVFMYFYFMINVGALIGSISMVYAEKYIGFWLSFLLPTVMFAFCPMVLFICRHKYNTTPPTGSVVGKAFRLWAFAMKPHWTWNPVRLNLRHRPSWMTFDDQWVDEVRRAVKACGVFAWYPIYCPSIIGSQWKNRLLTLLCNIGLAYGQMTSNLISQAATMELNGVPNDIINNLDPLALIIFIPVMDQFVYPFIRKLGFNFTPLKRIYAGYMVASFSMITATVTQHYIYVRSPCHNRASSCDEPAPISVWWQTIPYVLIALSEIFTSISGYEYAYTKAPRNMKSIVQSLYLFTNAVSAAIQQGLTSLSADPLLKWNYGFIAVLAFFGGHLFWYTHWRLDREEDYLNHLEPSSFLGRGSGRKKRQDADLEK, encoded by the exons ATGGGCTCCTCTAACCCCAAGAACTCGTCAGATATGGCAGACAGCACTTTCAAACACTCCGTCGAGATGCAGACGGGAAAGGCTGCGACTATTTCTACTTCTTCCATCAGACACGGCCGCGAGTATCCGACTGAGCAGGAGCTGAACACCCTCCGTCGTGTTTCTGGAAAGGTTCGCTGGACCGCATACACCATTGCCTTCGTGGAACTATGCGAGCGATTCTCTTATCATGGAACCACTGCCGTCT TCACCAACTTCATCCAGCAGCCTCTACCCCCCAACTCCACCACTGGCGCTGGTTTCAGTGGTCAGTCCGGAGCTCTGGGCCATGGCCAGCGTGCATCGACCGGGTTGAACACCT TCAATACCTTCTGGTGTTATCTGATGCCGATCCTGGGAGCATGGATCGCAGATGAATTCTTGGGCCGTCTTAGAACCATCCAGATCTCGATTGCATTTGCCATGTTTGGTCACATCCTCCTAATCATATCTGCACTCCCACCTGTCATCGCCCACGCTCACGGCGCTCTGACGATCTTTTCCATCGGCCTTGTTATCTTCGGCATTGGTGTTGGGGGTTTCAA ATCGAATATTGCCCCGTTGATTGCAGAGCAGCATAGAGGCAATCGTCCGTACATCAAGGCCGACCCTGTGACCGGCGAACGATATATAGTGGACCCAGCGCAGACCGTCTCCAGAGTCTTCATGTACTTCTATTTCATGATCAATGTCGGCGCTCTAATCGGCTCGATTTCCATGGTCTATGCGGAGAAATACATTGGGTTTTGGCtgtcctttcttcttccaaccGTCATGTTTGCATTTTGTCCAATGGTTCTGTTCATCTGCCGGCACAAGTACAACACTACGCCACCAACTGGTTCGGTTGTAGGCAAAGCGTTTAGACTGTGGGCTTTCGCAATGAAGCCGCATTGGACCTGGAATCCTGTTAGACT TAATCTCCGCCACAGACCATCCTGGATGACCTTTGACGACCAATGGGTCGATGAAGTTCGTAGGGCCGTCAAAGCATGCGGCGTCTTTGCCTGGTACCCCATTTACTGTCCGTCCATCATAGGTTCTCAATGGAAAAACAGGCTGCTGACTCTTCTGTGCAACATAGGGCTTGCCTACGGCCAAATGACCAGCAACCTAATATCACAAGCCGCCACAATGGAACTCAACGGTGTGCCCAACGATATAATCAATAACCTCGATCCTCTCGCACTCATAATTTTCATCCCAGTCATGGACCAATTTGTCTATCCGTTCATTCGCAAGCTCGGTTTTAACTTCACACCCTTGAAGCGCATCTACGCAGGGTACATGGTCGCCTCTTTTTCCATGATCACAGCCACAGTAACTCAGCATTATATTTATGTCCGCAGCCCGTGCCATAACAGGGCTTCCTCTTGCGACGAGCCAGCCCCCATAAGCGTCTGGTGGCAGACGATCCCGTACGTGCTCATCGCGCTATCGGAAATATTCACCTCGATATCCGGCTACGAGTACGCGTACACAAAGGCGCCGCGCAACATGAAGAGTATTGTACAAAGCTTGTACCTCTTCACGAACGCGGTAAGTGCCGCGATCCAGCAGGGACTGACGAGTTTGAGTGCGGATCCGTTGTTGAAGTGGAACTACGGCTTCATTGCGGTATTAGCGTTCTTTGGGGGCCATCTTTTCTGGTATACACATTGGCGGCTGGATCGGGAAGAAGATTATTTAAATCACTTGGAGCCGTCAAGTTTTCTGGGACGGGGTtctgggaggaagaagcgccagGATGCGGACTTGGAGAAGTAG
- a CDS encoding uncharacterized protein (transcript_id=CADANIAT00001566), protein MRIRYGQSFTIRGLFSRRSKRGRRAKRCSTICDDNGSSALASTSASTIRPPRLQSIQLSKELEILGLLSDPRSGQEATSASWLSSSPASTLHVAASASPAPSYSLFPAVGEQSTPGLFQKDYKYDDDDDDDAYDTEQEQTILSRQIPQTSYPTSPLLPPPPSLSVHARNLAQEDVSLSIPKPESEAGVPPSPTFSYRTFVTRSSGIFPWGTEPHVVEEDAASEVLVLPTPPPFARSLSAYIFKARRSLAQKPESAQFQLAI, encoded by the exons ATGCGTATCAGATACGGTCAGAGCTTCACTATCCGCGGGCTTTTCTCACGCCGCTCaaagcgaggaaggagagcgaAGCGCTGCTCAACAATTTGTGATGATAACGGCTCTTCGGCATTAGCATCGACATCGGCGTCCACAATTCGTCCTCCAAGATTGCAGTCTATACAACTTAGTAAAGAACTCGAAATCCTTGGGCTCCTGTCAGATCCTCGAAGCGGTCAGGAAGCGACTTCGGCATCATGGCTTTCGTCTAGTCCCGCTAGCACGCTGCATGTCGCTGCTTCAGCATCCCCAGCGCCTTCTTACTCTCTCTTTCCTGCTGTAGGCGAGCAATCAACCCCGGGCCTATTTCAGAAGGACTATAAAtatgacgacgatgatgacgatgatgcaTATGACACTGAACAAGAGCAGACCATTCTCTCACGGCAGATCCCCCAAACATCCTACCCTACTTCTCCGCTCCTGCCACCCCCACCATCGCTCTCGGTCCATGCTCGGAACTTAGCACAAGAAGACGTCTCACTATCAATACCAAAGCCCGAGTCAGAAGCCGGCGTCCCGCCCAGTCCAACATTTAGTTACCGCACCTTTGTCACCCGCTCGTCAGGAATCTTCCCGTGGGGCACAGAGCCACATGTTGTCGAGGAGGATGCGGCGTCTGAGGTCCTGGTGCTTCccacgccgccgccgtttgCGCGTTC ACTGTCAGCTTATATTTTCAAGGCAAGGCGCAGCCTAGCCCAGAAGCCTGAGAGCGCGCAATTTCAGCTTGCAATCTAG
- a CDS encoding uncharacterized protein (transcript_id=CADANIAT00001567) has protein sequence MNTFKLADYTIAWICALVLEAAAARAMLDKIHAPPQQISDPNAYEFGELNGHYIVIAYLPNGVYGTVSAATVVSRMRLTFPRLQLGLMVGIGGGVPSKSNDIRLGDVVVSKPGRKHGGVIHYDYGKAVQGGRFEPTGILNQPPQSLLTHMSQLQAKQMTEGEDGISKIVSDVLKRNPDMNTRFSPPARTTDYLFEPSYHHADNDSDCETCDKKYLVERQPRLTETIYVHYGLIASGDQVMKDSVTRDRLAQKHGVLCFEMEAAGLMNELPTLVIRGICDYCDSHKQKQWQGYAALTAAAYGKLLLAVMPPCKLNSDLLESSKIRHCMVSLPRNPKFVGRGDEIKKLEELLSMQDGPRRIAITGLGGVGKTQVALELAYRRRDQDSGCSIFWVPCTSYAMIEQSFLEIAQILGLFNVKPAEVKEQIQAYLSSKNAGKWLLIFDNADDTDLWLTAYDKAPALEDFLPQSEQGRIVFTTRNWELAVELTYSNIVPVPDVDKEIARSILESLLIQKSLLKHDSIIVALLKHLEYLPLAIAQAAAYINKKRLDLAAYLTLLQDEEQDAVDLLSEKFRDPGRYKDIENAVITTWLISFKQIQQQDPLAADYLSFMACISPRNIPQSLLPAQISGKKRVDALGLLCAYNFINSQEGDINMHRLVHIATRYWLRKNRVFSHWVQRVADQMEKVFPNDHYTNRGLWRQYLPHALALMHESDFTNQMDPHINLVENIANCLLSDGRYLEAEVLYVKLLEFQKRNGPEDPATLRSMANLASTYWSQGRLNEAEKLEVQVMETSKIVLGAEHPDTLTSMANLASTYRNQGRWNEAEKLEVQVMESSKTVLGAEHPDTLSSMSNIASTLWNQGRFHEAEKLFIHVMETRKIVLGVEHPATLTSMANLASTYQNQGRWNEAEKLEIQVMETSKITLGVKHPSTLSSMANLASTYRSQGRWNEAEKLFLQVMEIRNIVLGAKHPSTLSSMANLASTYRNQGRWNEAEKLEVQVIDTAKTVLGAEHPSTLSSMANLASTYRNQGRWNEAERLEVQVINTAKTVLGAEHPNTLSSMANLASTYWSQGRWNEAEKLEVQVIEAFKTVLGSKHPNTLRSIAHLASTYQKQGRWNKAEKLFMHVTETRKIMLGVEHPDTLSSMANLASTYRNQGRWDKAEKLSMQVMETRKRGQTIHLPDPLLVP, from the exons ATGAACACTTTCAAGCTTGCTGACTACACAATCGCTTGGATATGCGCcctggtgctggaggcggcAGCGGCTCGAGCTATGCTCGACAAGATCCACGCTCCACCTCAACAGATCTCTGATCCGAATGCTTATGAATTTGGCGAACTTAACGGTCATTACATAGTCATAGCGTACCTACCGAACGGCGTGTACGGAACAGTGTCTGCCGCAACCGTCGTATCTCGCATGCGTTTGACCTTTCCCCGGCTGCAGCTTGGGCTAATGGTGGGGATTGGTGGTGGAGTCCCCAGCAAGAGCAATGACATTCGATTAGGCGACGTGGTTGTCAGCAAACCGGGACGAAAACATGGTGGGGTTATACATTATGACTATGGAAAGGCAGTTCAAGGCGGACGTTTCGAGCCCACAGGCATCCTGAATCAGCCACCGCAGTCCCTTCTAACACATATGAGCCAACTGCAAGCGAAGCAAATGacagaaggcgaggatggtaTTTCCAAAATAGTGAGCGATGTATTGAAACGAAACCCTGACATGAACACAAGGTTCTCCCCTCCGGCACGGACCACCGATTACCTCTTTGAGCCCTCCTATCATCATGCTGATAATGATTCTGATTGCGAAACGTGCGATAAAAAGTACTTGGTTGAACGACAGCCACGTTTGACGGAGACAATATATGTCCATTATGGCTTAATCGCGTCTGGAGACCAGGTTATGAAAGACTCAGTAACCCGAGACCGTCTAGCCCAAAAACATGGAGTGCTCTGctttgagatggaggccGCAGGCCTAATGAACGAACTCCCAACACTTGTTATCCGAGGAATATGTGATTACTGCGACTCGCATAAGCAGAAACAGTGGCAAGGGTATGCGGCATTAACAGCAGCTGCTTACGGAAAACTTCTGCTAGCAGTCATGCCTCCTTGCAAACTGAATTCTGACTTGCTAGAGAGCAGCAAAATACGGCATTGCATGGTCTCTCTACCAAGGAACCCGAAATTTGTCGGCCGCGGTgatgagatcaagaagctggaagaactaCTATCAATGCAAGATGGGCCTAGAAGGATCGCAATCACTGGTTTAGGGGGGGTGGGGAAGACACAAGTTGCCTTGGAGCTGGCATACCGCAGACGAGACCAAGATTCAGGATGTTCGATATTCTGGGTTCCATGCACTAGCTATGCAATGATTGAGCAGTCGTTCCTTGAGATTGCACAAATACTTGGACTGTTTAATGTGAAGCCTGCAGAGGTTAAGGAACAGATTCAGGCATATCTCAGCTCCAAGAACGCAGGGAAGTGGCTTCTGATTTTCGATAATGCGGATGATACGGATTTGTGGTTAACGGCTTATGATAAAGCTCCAGCTCTTGAGGACTTTCTCCCCCAAAGTGAGCAAGGCCGCATCGTATTCACTACCCGCAACTGGGAGCTTGCTGTGGAGCTCACATACTCAAATATCGTTCCTGTTCCAGATGTTGATAAAGAGATTGCGCGGAGTATCCTTGAGAGCCTACTAATACAAAAAAGCTTACTAAAGCATGATAGTATTATAGTTGCACTCTTGAAACATCTGGAATATCTCCCACTGGCAATCGCGCAGGCAGCTGCATACATCAACAAGAAGCGTTTGGATCTGGCTGCTTACCTGACACTCTTACaagacgaggagcaggatgCTGTGGATCTTCTAAGTGAGAAATTCAGGGACCCGGGACGATACAAGGACATTGAGAATGCCGTGATCACCACCTGGCTAATATCCTTCAAGCAGATTCAACAGCAGGATCCATTAGCAGCAGACTATTTATCTTTTATGGCCTGTATCAGTCCGCGAAATATTCCGCagtctcttcttccagcccAGATATCAGGGAAAAAGAGAGTTGATGCTTTAGGGCTCCTGTGTGCATACAACTTCATCAACAGCCAAGAGGGAGACATAAATATGCACAGGCTGGTACATATTGCGACCCGATATTGGTTGAGAAAGAATAGAGTGTTTAGTCACTGGGTCCAAAGGGTAGCTGATCAAATGGAGAAAGTTTTCCCAAACGACCACTACACAAATCGAGGACTCTGGCGACAATACCTCCCTCATGCTCTGGCGTTGATGCATGAGAGCGATTTTACCAATCAAATGGACCCACATATCAACCTAGTTGAAAATATCGCGAATTGTCTATTGAGCGATGGCCGATATCTGGAAGCGGAGGTTCTGTACGTGAAGTTACTGGAATTCCAGAAGAGAAATGGCCCCGAGGATCCCGCCACTCTGAGGAGCATGGCAAACCTGGCATCAACATACTGGAGTCAGGGAAGATTgaatgaagctgagaagctggaggtgCAAGTCATGGAGACGTCCAAGATAGTGCTGGGTGCTGAGCATCCCGACACACtgaccagcatggcaaaCCTAGCATCAACTTACCGGAATCAAGGACGATGgaatgaagctgagaagctggaggtaCAAGTCATGGAGTCATCCAAGACAGTGCTGGGTGCTGAGCATCCTGACACTTTGAGCAGCATGTCGAACATAGCGTCAACACTTTGGAATCAGGGACGATTtcatgaagctgagaagctgTTTATACATGTGAtggagacaaggaagattGTGCTGGGTGTTGAGCATCCAGCCACTCTGACCAGCATGGCGAACCTAGCATCAACCTACCAAAATCAGGGAAGATGGAATGAAGCGGAGAAACTGGAAATACAAGTTATGGAGACATCCAAAATAACTCTGGGGGTTAAGCATCCAAGCACGCTTAGCAGCATGGCGaacctggcatcaacctaccgGAGTCAGGGTCGATGgaatgaagctgagaagctgTTTCTGCAAGTCATGGAGATACGGAATATAGTGCTTGGTGCTAAGCACCCAAGCACGCTTAGCAGCATGGCGaacctggcatcaacctaccgGAACCAAGGACGGTGgaatgaagctgagaagctAGAGGTGCAGGTCATAGATACGGCCAAGACAGTGCTGGGTGCTGAGCATCCAAGCACTCTGAGTAGCATGGCAaacctggcatcaacctaccgAAACCAGGGCCGATGGAATGAAGCTGAGAGGCTAGAGGTGCAGGTCATAAACACGGCCAAGACGGTGTTGGGCGCTGAGCATCCTAACACTCTAAGCAGCATGGCGAACCTAGCATCAACCTACTGGAGTCAGGGACGATGGAATGAAGCCGAGAAGCTAGAGGTGCAGGTTATAGAGGCATTTAAGACAGTGCTGGGTAGTAAGCATCCTAACACGCTAAGAAGCATTGCGCacctggcatcaacctaccaGAAACAAGGACGATGGAATaaggccgagaagctctTTATGCATGTGAcagagacaaggaagatcATGCTAGGTGTTGAGCATCCTGATACTCTGAGCAGCATGGCGAACCTCGCATCAACCTACCGGAACCAGGGACGATGGGACAAGGCGGAAAAGTTATCTATGCAAGTCATGGAGACAAGAAAGAGA GGCCAAACCATCCACTTACCAGATCCTCTTCTCGTGCCGTGA
- a CDS encoding uncharacterized protein (transcript_id=CADANIAT00001569): protein MQALCRKYSGQREATQRVGPLGWDWGRGWGSYMPRAQTEDGCRELVQLFSSIRCVALDIQDCKHVASTFGAHAFEPSSR from the exons ATGCAGGCACTCTGTCGGAAGTATTCCGGCCAACGAGAAGCAACCCAGCGGGTAGGGCCACTGGGTTGGGATTGGGGTCGTGGTTGGGGGTCATATATG CCCCGTGCGCAAACTGAGGACGGATGCCGGGAATTAGTCCAA ctcttctcttccatccgaTGCGTGGCCCTGGACATACAAG ATTGCAAGCACGTTGCAAGCACGTTCGGTGCGCACGCTTTTGAACCGTCAAGTCGCTAA